The following is a genomic window from Bacteroidales bacterium.
TACCCTTATCCACAACCGTGTAAAGGAAGGAATACCCTATCTGGGGTGGAGTGCAGGCGCCAATGTAGTGTGCCCTTCGCTGAAAACGACGAACGACATGCCCATCATTGAGCCGGCAACATTTCAGTGTCTTCACCTGGTACCCTTTCAGATCAATCCGCACTACCTGGATGCCCATCCGGAAGGTCATGGCGGGGAGACCAGGCAACAACGGATCGAGGAGTTCCTGTTGATCAACAGGGATATTTTTGTCGTGGGCCTCCGGGAAGCCACGCTGCTTCAGGTTGAGGGCAACCAGGTCTTTCTGAAGGGGATCCGTCCGATGAGGCTGTTCCGCTATGGACGCGAACCGGAGGAGTTCGAACCGGGAAGCGACATCAACATCCTGATGGATTATGCCTGAATCCGTTAACCTATCATTACACTATGCATTAAATCAAATTGATCATGGAGACCAAACTTAAGGAATTGACGGAACGGATATATGAG
Proteins encoded in this region:
- the pepE gene encoding dipeptidase PepE; the encoded protein is MKKQLLLISNSTNADELYLEWPRPYIRQFLEGKGVKRILFVPYAGISLDPSSLERSYDLYEQKVNQVFASLGYEIYSIHREPDPAEAIEKAEAIAIGGGNTFHLVHMMHKLDLITLIHNRVKEGIPYLGWSAGANVVCPSLKTTNDMPIIEPATFQCLHLVPFQINPHYLDAHPEGHGGETRQQRIEEFLLINRDIFVVGLREATLLQVEGNQVFLKGIRPMRLFRYGREPEEFEPGSDINILMDYA